In the Erythrolamprus reginae isolate rEryReg1 chromosome 13, rEryReg1.hap1, whole genome shotgun sequence genome, one interval contains:
- the KCNJ9 gene encoding G protein-activated inward rectifier potassium channel 3, with protein sequence MAKDSPAFSALPKAPASEGKAPLPSQPAKSAALRRLGEGPEKAEKKRGRQRYVEKDGKCNVQHGNVRETYRYLTDIFTTLVDLKWRFSLLVFILAYAVTWLFFGLIWWFIAYCRGDLDHLGDDTWTPCVNNLNGFVSAFLFSIETETTIGYGHRVITDQCPEGIVLLLLQAILGSMVNAFMVGCMFVKISQPNKRAETLVFSSHAVISLRDDHLCLMFRVGDLRNSHIVEASIRAKLIKSKQTQEGEFIPLNQTDISVGFETGDDRLFLVSPLIISHEINEQSPFWEVSKGQLRKDDFEIVVILEGMVEATGMTCQARSSYLVDEVLWGHRFLSVLSLEDGFYEVDYHSFHQTFEVPTPSCSAREMAEAAARMDAHLYWSIPSRLDEKVEEGTEKAEKERNGNLAGSESESKV encoded by the exons ATGGCCAAAGACAGCCCGGCCTTCTCTGCCCTGCCCAAGGCCCCCGCCTCTGAGGGCAAGGCGCCCCTCCCCTCGCAGCCGGCCAAGTCGGCGGCCCTGCGGCGCCTGGGCGAGGGCCCCGAGAAGGCGGAGAAGAAGCGGGGGCGCCAGCGCTACGTGGAGAAGGACGGCAAGTGCAACGTCCAGCACGGGAACGTGCGGGAGACCTACCGCTACCTGACGGACATCTTCACCACACTGGTGGACCTGAAGTGGCGCTTCAGCCTGTTGGTCTTCATCCTGGCCTACGCCGTCACCTGGCTCTTCTTCGGCCTCATCTGGTGGTTCATCGCCTACTGCCGGGGGGACCTGGACCACTTGGGGGACGACACCTGGACGCCCTGCGTCAACAACCTGAACGGCTTCGTCTCGGCCTTCCTCTTCTCCATCGAGACCGAGACCACCATCGGCTACGGTCACCGCGTCATCACCGACCAGTGTCCCGAGGGCatcgtgctgctgctgctgcaggccATCCTGGGCTCCATGGTCAACGCCTTCATGGTGGGCTGCATGTTCGTCAAGATCTCCCAGCCCAACAAGCGGGCGGAGACCCTGGTCTTCTCCTCCCATGCCGTCATCTCCCTGCGCGACGACCACCTCTGCCTCATGTTCCGGGTGGGGGACCTGCGCAACTCCCACATCGTGGAGGCCTCCATCCGGGCCAAGCTGATCAAGTCCAAGCAGACCCAGGAAGGGGAGTTCATCCCCCTCAACCAGACGGACATCAGCGTGGGCTTCGAGACGGGCGACGACCGCCTCTTCCTGGTCTCCCCGCTCATCATCAGCCACGAGATCAACGAGCAGAGCCCCTTCTGGGAGGTCTCCAAGGGGCAGCTACGCAAGGACGACTTTGAGATCGTGGTCATCCTGGAAGGGATGGTGGAGGCCACAG ggatgaCGTGCCAAGCGCGGAGCTCCTACCTGGTGGACGAGGTCTTGTGGGGCCACCGCTTCCTGTCGGTGCTCAGCCTGGAGGACGGCTTCTACGAGGTGGACTACCACAGCTTCCACCAGACCTTCGAGGTGCCCACGCCCAGCTGCAGTGCCCGGGAGATGGCCGAAGCCGCCGCCCGCATGGACGCCCACCTGTACTGGTCCATCCCCAGCCGGCTGGACGAGAAGGTGGAAGAGGGGACGGAGAAGGCCGAGAAGGAGCGCAACGGCAACCTCGCCGGCAGTGAGAGCGAGTCCAAGGTCTAA
- the SLAMF9 gene encoding SLAM family member 9, whose protein sequence is MDSAVLLAFLLLGWAGAATAAEPSSMSIRVGGDVTLPVSVPKGQSLTNLLLRASSREEAVAIWMDSKDITVLSLPYANRVAFQEDQMCFTITNLSLADGGYYEISTSFTSASPTVLSRFLVAVFNITERTSVLRNDSCYLYLNCEAGLGPGQRVNYTWRDGQSGSTLSRQPWLTQVVHSQQKRGYTCLAQTPTAQSTFSLVLQHLCLPSTASPGPWALGSLLLTGTLLLLLF, encoded by the exons ATGGACTCCGCTGTCCTCCTGGCGTTCCTGCTGCTCGGCTGGGCCG GAGCAGCCACCGCAGCCGAGCCCTCCTCAATGTCGATCCGCGTGGGTGGGGACGTAACGCTGCCCGTGAGCGTGCCCAAGGGCCAGAGCCTCACCAACCTGCTCCTGAGGGCCTCCTCACGGGAAGAAGCCGTGGCCATCTGGATGGACTCCAAGGACATCACCGTCCTCAGCCTCCCCTACGCCAACCGTGTGGCCTTCCAGGAAGACCAGATGTGCTTCACCATCACCAACCTCAGCCTGGCCGACGGCGGCTACTACGAGATCTCCACCAGCTTCACCTCCGCCTCCCCAACGGTGCTCAGCCGCTTCCTGGTGGCCGTCTTCA ACATCACCGAGAGGACCTCGGTCTTGAGGAATGACTCCTGCTACCTCTACCTGAACTGCGAGGCAGGCCTGGGGCCCGGCCAGAGGGTGAACTACACTTGGAGGGACGGACAGTCCGGCTCCACCCTCAGCAGGCAGCCCTGGCTCACTCAGGTGGTGCACAGCCAGCAGAAGAGGGGCTACACCTGCCTGGCCCAAACCCCCACTGCCCAGAGCACCTTCAGCCTCGTCCTCCAGCACCTCTGCCTTCCCAGCACTGCAAGTCCAG GACCCTGGGCGCTGGGCTCCCTCCTGCTGACGGgcactctgctgctgctgctgttctgA
- the KCNJ10 gene encoding ATP-sensitive inward rectifier potassium channel 10 yields MTSATKVYYSQTTQTDSHPLIGPALRKRRVMTKDGRSNVRMEHIADKRFLYLKDLWTTFIDMQWRYKLVLFSASFAGTWFLFGVVWYLVALLHGDLLEFGPPGNHTPCVMQVHTLTGAFLFSLESQTTIGYGFRYISEECPLAIVLLISQLVLTTIMEIFITGTFLAKIARPKKRAETIKFSRNAVVAQHDGRTCLMIRVANMRKSLLIGCQVTGKLLQTYLTQEGESVRLNQVNVDFQVDTSSDSPFLILPLTFYHVVNERSPFRDLTLHTGEGDFELVVILSGTVESTSATCQVRTSYLPEEILWGYEFTPVISLSASGKYVADFSMFEQVIKVAPPCCLHEAPRCGDPEKLKLEESFREKAGLDRAPLSVRISNV; encoded by the coding sequence ATGACCTCGGCCACCAAGGTCTACTACAGCCAGACCACCCAAACCGACAGCCACCCGCTGATTGGCCCGGCGCTGCGGAAGAGGCGGGTCATGACCAAAGACGGCCGGAGCAACGTGCGCATGGAGCACATCGCGGACAAGCGCTTCCTCTACCTGAAGGACCTCTGGACCACCTTCATCGACATGCAGTGGCGCTACAAGCTGGTGCTCTTCTCCGCCTCCTTCGCCGGCACCtggttcctcttcggggtcgtCTGGTACCTGGTGGCGCTGCTCCACGGGGACCTGCTGGAGTTCGGCCCGCCGGGCAACCACACGCCCTGCGTCATGCAGGTCCACACGCTGACCGGGGCCTTCCTCTTCTCCCTGGAGTCCCAGACCACCATCGGCTACGGCTTCCGCTACATCAGCGAGGAGTGTCCGCTGGCCATCGTGCTGCTCATCAGCCAGCTGGTCCTGACCACCATCATGGAGATCTTCATCACCGGCACCTTCCTGGCCAAGATCGCCCGGCCCAAGAAGAGGGCCGAGACCATCAAGTTCAGCCGGAACGCGGTGGTGGCGCAGCACGACGGCCGCACCTGCCTGATGATCCGCGTGGCCAACATGCGCAAGAGCCTCCTGATCGGCTGCCAGGTGACGGGGAAGCTGCTGCAGACCTACCTGACCCAGGAGGGGGAGAGCGTCCGGCTGAACCAGGTGAACGTGGACTTCCAGGTGGACACCTCCTCCGACAGCCCCTTCCTCATCCTGCCCCTCACCTTCTACCACGTGGTCAACGAGCGCAGCCCCTTCCGGGACCTGACCCTGCACACGGGCGAGGGCGACTTCGAGCTGGTGGTCATCCTCAGCGGCACCGTCGAGTCCACCAGCGCCACCTGCCAGGTCCGCACCTCCTACCTGCCCGAGGAGATCCTGTGGGGCTACGAGTTCACGCCGGTCATCTCCCTCTCGGCCAGCGGGAAGTACGTGGCCGACTTCAGCATGTTTGAGCAGGTGATCAAGGTGGCCCCACCCTGCTGCCTCCACGAAGCCCCCCGATGCGGAGACCCCGAGAAGCTGAAGCTGGAGGAGTCATTCCGGGAGAAGGCCGGGCTGGACAGAGCCCCCCTGAGCGTGCGGATCAGCAACGTCTGA
- the LOC139175488 gene encoding LOW QUALITY PROTEIN: heat shock 70 kDa protein 1-like (The sequence of the model RefSeq protein was modified relative to this genomic sequence to represent the inferred CDS: deleted 1 base in 1 codon) yields MPKQNDLAIGIDLGTTFSCVAVCQNDKVEIIANDQGKRTTPSYVAFTNTEHLIGDPAKNQAPLNPQNTVFDAKRLIGRKYEDATVQEDMKHWPFTVVSHEEKLKVQVSHKGKQRTFYPEEISAMVLAKMKQTAEAYLGYPVSQAIVTVPAYFSDAQRQATIDAGVIAGLQILKLLNEPTAAAIAYGLDARHQEAGSRNILIFDLGGGTFDVSILSVEDGIFEVKATAGDTHLGGEDFDKRLVAHLAEEFKKKHRRDLHQDKKALQRLKAAAERAKCTLSSCTSASISVDSLFQGIDFHATLTRARFEDLCSSLFRATLKPLERALRDAKMSKGDVKDIVLVGGSTRIPKIRKLLKDFFNGKEPNKGINPDEAVAYGAAVQAAILTGNRTAKMQNVFLLDVTPLSLGINTQGGVMATIIKRNSPVPTREVMEFTTTEDDQDTILFMVFEGERALTKHNHLLGMFTLKGIPPAPCGVPVILVTFSIDENNILTVSAKDVETGNTSHLTISDTRGRLGKEEIETIVQTAEEFRANDLSQQEKIEAMNSLESCTLELKRVAEEQLLDGQAKRRMLEMCDGAASWLEGNPCAEKEECEKRQKDLEEAWDLVYTGPGEGGGRAGGR; encoded by the exons ATGCCGAAGCAAAATGACCTGGCTATTGGGATTGACCTCGGAACCACGTTCTCCTGTGTGGCTGTCTGTCAGAACGACAAAGTGGAGATAATCGCCAATGACCAAGGGAAGCGGACGACGCCTAGCTACGTGGCCTTCACCAACACAGAGCACCTCATTGGGGACCCGGCCAAGAATCAGGCCCCTCTCAACCCCCAGAACACGGTGTTCGATGCCAAGCGGCTGATTGGCCGCAAGTACGAGGATGCCACCGTCCAGGAGGACATGAAGCACTGGCCGTTTACTGTGGTCAGCCATGAGGAGAAGCTAAAAGTCCAAGTCTCCCATAAAGGCAAACAACGGACCTTCTACCCCGAAGAGATCTCTGCCATGGTCTTGGCCAAGATGAAGCAAACGGCCGAGGCCTACCTGGGCTACCCCGTTTCCCAGGCCATTGTTACGGTGCCCGCCTATTTCAGCGACGCCCAGCGGCAGGCCACCATTGATGCCGGAGTCATCGCGGGCCTCCAGATCCTAAAGCTCCTGAACGAGCCCACGGCGGCTGCCATCGCGTACGGCCTGGATGCCAGGCACCAAGAGGCGGGAAGCCGGAACATCCTCATTTTTGACCTGGGCGGGGGCACCTTTGACGTCTCCATCCTTTCCGTGGAAGACGGCATCTTTGAAGTCAAAGCCACTGCAGGAGACACCCACCTTGGCGGGGAGGACTTTGACAAGAGGTTGGTAGCCCACCTTGCAGAAGAGTTCAAGAAGAAACACCGGCGAGACCTCCACCAGGACAAGAAGGCCCTGCAGAGGCTGAAGGCGGCTGCTGAGCGGGCCAAGTGCACCCTGAGCTCGTGCACCAGCGCCAGCATCTCGGTCGACTCCCTCTTCCAAGGGATTGACTTCCACGCCACGCTCACCCGGGCACGGTTCGAGGACCTCTGCTCCAGCCTATTTCGAGCCACCCTGAAGCCCCTCGAAAGGGCCCTGAGAGACGCCAAGATGAGCAAAGGGGACGTCAAGGATATCGTGCTGGTGGGGGGCTCCACCCGCATCCCCAAGATCCGGAAGCTGCTGAAGGACTTCTTCAATGGCAAGGAGCCGAACAAAGGCATCAACCCCGACGAAGCTGTGGCTTACGGGGCAGCCGTCCAGGCCGCCATCTTGACGGGGAACCGGACAGCCAAGATGCAGAATGTCTTTCTCCTGGACGTCACCCCTTTGTCTCTGGGAATCAATACTCAAGGCGGCGTCATGGCAACCATCATAAAACGCAACTCCCCTGTTCCGACCAGGGAGGTCATGGAGTTCACCACAACGGAAGACGACCAAGACACCATCCTGTTCATGGTGTTCGAG GGAGAGCGGGCCTTGACCAAGCACAACCACCTCTTGGGCATGTTCACCTTGAAAGGCATCCCTCCAGCCCCCTGTGGGGTGCCGGTCATCCTGGTCACCTTCTCCATTGACGAGAACAACATTCTGACTGTCTCAGCGAAGGATGTGGAAACAGGGAACACCAGCCACTTGACCATCTCGGACACCCGCGGACGCCTcggcaaggaggaaatagagacGATTGTGCAGACGGCGGAGGAGTTCCGGGCCAACGACCTGAGCCAGCAGGAAAAGATTGAGGCCATGAACTCCTTGGAGTCCTGCACGCTGGAGCTCAAGCGGGTGGCGGAAGAGCAGCTCCTGGACGGGCAGGCCAAGCGGAGGATGCTGGAGATGTGCGACGGTGCTGCCTCCTGGCTGGAGGGGAACCCCTGCGCAGAGAAAGAGGAGTGTGAGAAGCGGCAgaaggacctggaggaggcttgGGACTTGGTCTACACCGGCCCAGGCGAGGGTGGCGGAAGAGCGGGCGGAAGGTGA